The nucleotide sequence ACAGAGTGGAGGTTTTATCAGTGATACAGAGTGGAGGTTTTATCAGTGATACGGAGTGGAGGTTTTATCAGTGATACGGAGTGGAGGTTTTATCAATGTTACGGAGTGGAGGTTTTATCAGGGATACAGAGTGGAGGTTTTATCAGTGATACAGAGTGGAGGTTTTATCAGTGATACAGAGTGGAGGTTTTATCAGTGTTACAAGGGGGAGGTTTTATTGCTCAGTGTTACTGAGTGGAGGCTGTGTCACTGAATCTCtccctttttgtgtgtgtgtgtgtgtgtgtgtgtgtgtgtgtgtgtgtgtgtgtgtgtgtgtgtgtgtgtgtgtgtgtgtgtgtgtgtgtgtgtgtgtgtgtgtgtgtgtgtgtgtgtgtgtgtgtgcgcgtgcgcgtgtggtTCACCCAGGCTGCTCCTCTTCCGACCGAGGGGGCTGTAGTCAACAATGTTCCCCCATCACTCCTGGTGGGTGGGAGTGTGACTGTCTGCCTGGGTACAAGCTCCACCAAGATGGTAAACGCTGCACAGCCACTGGTGAGTCCTCactgatacacactcacacacaccacatacgcTGCCACGCATACAAgtaaacacacaggcacacacacattcacatgcaaAAATAGGTATGTTTGCCCTCTTGTTTTTTATTAGTCATCACTTCATTTCATTATATTCCAGGACCCCCACCTTATCTGCTGTTTGCCAACATAGTAAACATCAGACGTGTTAATCTGGATGGGACTGGTGACCAAAGCCTTGTGGAGGAGCCGAGGGGAACAGTGATAGCTCTGGACTATGATCCTGTACAAAACAAAGTAAGGAAATGCTTTGGGTTTTCAAAGGTAGAAGTGATCTACAGTGAAGTCAGTTTTACTACTTCAAAACTGCAGCGCAAAATCACTCGACTGTTCTGAATTTACTATGGAGCACTTTGGGTCAGCTGTATTCAGATCTGTTGCCACCTATTGGTCATTGCTGGTTACTGCATGACTCTCAATGATGAGTTAGTGAAACTGTTTTGTCCATGTCAGGCAATGATGCTTATGAGGCATATTGATTAAAAATAATAAAAGGTGTGTGTTTTTCTAGGTGTACTTTGCCAGTACAGTACTGAAGCAGATTGAGCGGGCTGATTTGGACGGCGGGTCCAGGGAGGTTTTGCTCACTGAGGGGTTGGACTCACCAGAGGGCCTGGCTGTGGACTGGGTCAACCGCAAGCTCTACTGGACTGACCGAGGGTGTGTGGTGTACCCCAGGGTTCAGAACTGGGGCCAATGATATTGTCAGAACCTCATTTAAATTTAGCACACACACAACTACATTGACATTGACATTCAGACTGAACTATTTGAAGTTCAAACTATGAATTATATCATGCATGGTTTGTTTCTATTCTATTCATTCTCCTCAGATTATATCTActctttttttaatgtattttgtaGCTTAGGCCTTGGACATTACTTTTGAATTCTGTGTTTCAGCCTCTCAACTATTGACCGCAGCACCTTGGATGGCTTCGACAGAGAGACCATTATTAGCGAAGGCATACAGAAACCAAGGGGAATTGCAGTTCATCCTTTAGCCAAGTACGGTATTTTGAATATATTTCTTTATCAGAATTTTTGCTACACAGTGTCTTCTGCCTTTTAATTGCAGATGGGTGAGTTATCATTTCTGTTCTGTTTCTTGAGGAAGTTGTTCTGGACCGATATGGGTACCAGGCCTGTGTTGGAGAGTGCGTCTTTGGAAGGAAGTGATCGTGCGGTCATTGCAAGCGCCGACTTGGTGTCTCCTAGTGGTCTGACCATTGACTTCACTGAAGACAGGCTGTACTGGTGTGACAGCAAGAGGGGCGTACTGGAGACGGCATCCCTGGATGGCTCCAACCGACAAGTCTTGACAGAGAACGAAGTAGGTGAGGCTtctgtggaacacacacacagtcaaaaggTTATAGCACATATTAACTAAATATGATACATGTTCTTATTGTAATTCCATTATCTCTTCTGATTGGTCCAGGTCAACCTTTTGACCTGGTAGTGTTTGAGGACAGGTTGTGGATCACGGACAGGGAGCAGCAGCTGCTCATGAGCGTTGACAAATGGACGGGGATGAACCCAGAGCGTCTCCATGGCAACATGGTCCAACCAGCATCCATAGTTGTGGTTCACCCCCTCGCCAAGCCAGGTAGcaagaagagtgagagagagactccaTAATATTATTGTTAAAAACATATGTTTGCTTTATTGCAGTCTTTTACCAAATGTGTTTAATTGACATCCTCAGGAGCAAATGTTTGTCTCTATCGAAATGGGGGCTGTGCTCAGGTGTGCGAGAGCAGGCTAGGATTCGCCCACTGCTCCTGTCACTCCCACATTGCCCAATCAGCTGATGGCAAAGGCTGCTTGCCATCCTACGGATCAACAGGTGATATAAACCTCAGTTGACACCTTTCATAAAGATTCAGGTTGAGTTTGATAGATACAACTTTGGTCTGCTCATCATTTTTCCTACAGATTCTGGAGATGGCGAGTCTGCAGACCCGTTCTCTGTGAAAAACAAAACTTTGAACGATGAGAGCATGCCTCTCCCTGTGCCTGGTCTCTCTACTGACGGGGAGGAGGCAGAGGACAACATGGACGAAGGGAGCGAGCCCACACTCTTCATTGAGAAGATGGTGTCAGGTAAAAGCCACACTGCTATAACAACAATACTGTAGATTTCATAGTAGTACAAAATGGCTGCCACTCTGATTTTGTCTACATATACAGTTTATATAGTGAAATTGGTTCTTTTGAAAAAAATTCGGCAACATCCTTGCACTTCCAGACCAGGATGACTGTTTCTCTCTCCGTTGTGATGTGAATGCACAATGTCTACTGGACGGAGGGAACCCCACCTGCCACTGCCTGGAAGGTTTCACTGGGGATGGAGAGCTGTGTGTGGGTGAGTGCGTGTGTGCATACATGTGTACCTGTGAACCCTTTTTGATTTCCAATTCAATTCCTATTTAGGAgaattgggcggcaggtagcctttaAGAGCATTTGGCAAGCAACCGAAAGGTCGTtagtttgaatccccaagctgacgagttgaaaaatctgttgatgtgcccttgagcaaggcacttaaccctaattactcctgtaagttgctctggataagaggatCTGCTAAAGGGACTTAAATGTAATTCCTGAACTCAGAAAGGGAATTAGGTGTGTATCTTGATGTGTAATGTTGTGTTTCTAGACCTTGATGAGTGCATGTTGGGGAtggccctgtgtagtatccagaGCTCAGTGTGTGTCAACACTGCTGGTGGATATTACTGCCAGTGTCGCCCTGGCTTCAGTGGAGAGGAACACCACTGTACCGGTGAACACTCACTCATGAACTTTGatgatttaaaatatattttcttaatTTCTTTTTCATGTCATTTACATTTTCACAATCGTTTTCATGTTATTTTTTCCCCATTTAGATATTGACGAGTGTAAAATGGGAACACACAAATGTGATGAGCGAGCGGAATGCATCAATACTATAGGGAAGTACCGCTGCAAGTGTCCAGCTGGCTACAGTGGTAATGGACACGCATGCCAAGGTGCAGTTCTACACACAGTATCATAACAAACATTACTACTGCAACAATCTCTATAAAGATTATTATGCTCaacttctccttcattttttttACGACACCATAATCCCCTTTGTTTCACCTCCTTTTTTCtttgtgtctcctctctctctctccctctccaccctccttccctctccatgTTTGCAGAGTTGTCAACTACGTCCTCGTGGGTGACCACCAGTAGGCCTATGGACGTCACCAGCCAATGGCTGAACACTAACACAGTGGAGAGCTGCCCCTCATCTCATGACACTTACTGTCTCTACGAGGGAGTCTGCTTTTACTTCCCAGAGATGGAGTCCTATGCCTGCAAGCAAGTACCCCTATTTCCCTCCTTGTACATGGGTCAACACCGTTATTTTCTGACTTGTCAGCAACATTAGGGGGGCAAAAATACTATTTTTATTACTCTTATCCAATCCTTTCAGATACAGTGGCTGGGAATCCGGGGTTAAAATATTGTTTCTTCATAGGGATTTTCACTCTAGTAAGTCAGTCTTAATAACGCCAGTAGGTGGCACTATTGTTCCATATATACAGCTTTTCTTTACCTATGGTAACAAAGTGAGATAAAGGATTGCATCAACAGTGGGATAAAGGATATAGAACAAACAGGATTCTAAAGTTTGCCTCTGCATTGGTCTGCAAAATATACAGAATTGTTCTCAATAAGCATTCGGTCGACTTTTCTCATAAATCAGCCAACATCAGTTTTGAGTTTGTTGTTTTCAGAATTTGTGTTGtgtcatactgtatgtgtgtgttatatTAACAGTGAGTATTGTGTGTGGTGTTCCCAGCTGTATCTCGGGCTACATGGGAGAGCGCTGTCAGTTCAGTGATCTGGAGTGGTGGGAGCTGCAGCAGGCCGAACAGGAGAAGAGAAGGAACGTGGCTATAGCCCTGGGCATGGTGGTCCTCATCACCCTGCTCTCCATCGCTGCCTGCGTCACCTACTGCTACGGGTGAGAGAGAGAATTGGAGTGGCGGGGGGACTGGGATTGTTGGTTGGGTGGGTCTTATACCACAGTAACCCTCACTGTAACAAGCTGATGTAGTCCTTACCACATTTGGTCAAAAACAGATGTAGCTGTGGTACGCAGTACACACAGTGTTACAGCCTGTACTTATATATTAAGTTCAAGATAATTACATAAGCTATTCCCTTGTGGAACCATAGAATAAAGAGTATTAAAGACCCCAGACATAAATAGGCTTCGTTCAATTTTGCTCAAAATGAATGGTCCAAATTGTTATCAGACTGGGGCCATTTGCTGTGTGTTCACTGTATAGGCGATGTTGGTGTGTATGTCCATGTAAACGTGATGCGTAAAATTTTATATTAGGCAGAGGCATCGGGAGCATAGGCCCAACAGATGAAAGACGTGGGCCCTCCGTGGGGCTAACACCATGACAAGTATGCAATCCCCTTTGCAGACACCTAAAGAGGTGTCTATCAAATGCAGAGTGGCGTGGTCCGTGTAATATAGGTGACGGCGCGACAGCAGGGGAGAAAATACAAAATGAGCTAATCACACAGAACAAATGGCGGCGTGTGGCCCCGCTTTTGCTGAGGTGCCATGAGCATACATAAACTCTATATTCCCGTCCTTTCCAttccgcacgcacacacaccctcccttAACTGAGTTAAGTGGCTGATTCTCTTGACAGATGTTTTGGTGGCTTAGAGAGACACAACGGTGTCTCTGTGGCTCTTTTGACTCACAAAGCAGGGCCTTTTTCTCTTCCAGGGTCTCTTCCTTTGGCTTCCTGCTGAAAGAGGCATGCTTTCAATTACATGCTTGGTTTAGCTTGTTCTACAGCAATTGCACATCAAAATAGGTCATTTCTCTGCCCCAAGATGGACCCACTGAGCTATATCCCAGTTCAAACGCTACACTGGTGACAATAGGCAGTAGCTCTTTCCCAAAATTGCCTTTCGCACTTGGCTGCAGGTGCAGATGTACCTTTGTGCAGTTTAGTTTTTCTAGCTGATGCACCCAACACACTTGAGCGTGCGGGGACACACGATGcacactcactctctcgctctctctctcacattctctctctctctctctctctttatgcttAAAATGTAGTTCACGTCCAaatacatacacacgcacgcacgcacacgcactctTCTCCAGGTGAAAAGACAGGTCACAGAGATCAAACATACACCACTGTAATAAAGTAATAAAGCCACTTACTCTATACGGCTACAGTGGACTGTAAAATGGATGTTTCGCCATCCTTTCCTTCATGACTCACGGCTCTTTGCATGTGATATTATCTAGAGGCATGCTGTAGGCCGTGGAGACATGCTTTACTGTGGAGCTGATACGGTCTGTCAAAATGATACCACCAGTCAGGACTCCCAGGTCACCATTTACATAGATATGAGCATCCATATTTACTTGTCGGTATTGACACAGCCTACTCTCTATCAGTGTATTCTATATCCGGGGCGACACTGGCATTGGAGTTGCCGTGTGTAATGCGCTGAAGACAACATAACCCCCATTCCCTCTAGATCTGTGAATGAGATACCCTATGGTTTCCATTATAATATGAAGGGTTGTGTCTTTTATCATGCAATGCTTGCTAACAACGGCTCATGGTTGCTAACTACAGCCTGTATAAATGAATGTACACTTTAATAATGCATATGCTTTGCATGTTACTGTACTCTTTGTCCACCGGAATGATTTGACACGTATGTGACATTTTTACAggttagcagacactcttatccagagcgacttacagtagtgagtgcatgtATTTTCATACTCGTCcccagtgggaatcaaacccacagctctggcattgcaagtgccatgctctaccaagtgaGCCACACAAGACTATATGTTGACATATGACATAATGATATACCATGTGATTGCAGATCCAGGAGATTCGTTCGGAAACACCCCTCTGTGGATGACATGAGCGAGACAAGCACCAGTGATGACACCATGTCAGAGACCACCGTCCCCAAGACGCCACGGGTAAGTCTGAACCCAGTTAATGGTGACTTCCGTACAGAAAAAACAATGACCAATCACAAAAGGCCGTGTGAGTCACATGCAAACAGTTTCGAGAATTTTGTTTCAGCGGTGTCCCAAAACTACTAGTAGGCTACTGTATGTTACTTTACTGTGTTCCCCAACGGTTATCCCTTCTGTTTAAGTTCTATGTTGTTTTGGAACACGGTGGCGATGGAAAGGTCATTCACGTCATGGGCTGTCCAAGAAGAGCTGTTTGTCCCTCTTGCTCCTCCGAAACAGGTGCCGTCACACATGCTTGTTTTAATGAATCCCAATCAAATAAAACATGTTATTTATAGATTATTAATATGTACTTATGGCTTTACTATGTAATTCCTTTGTAAGTACCTTCCAATTTCTGTATAGTGAAATAAAGCACAACCATATTGTATTATTGGGCCCTGGATTGAGGCGCGCTTTGCTTTGATTGGACAGGTGAAAGCTTTGTGTCAGAGGAGGCAGTGACTCTTCCCAGACTCAACGAAGGGTATGAGTGCTCTCTTGGATTGGCTACCATGGAGACCAACAAGACAGGCGCCAGCCACCTCAAGTCCATCGACAACCTCATCTTCCTGGATGACCCTCAGCCTGCCTCTGCCATCCCTCAGCTCACCTGAGGCCATGCCCACTCATATACCCTTATTAAATGAACCCACCCCCAAATGagaaaccaaaaacacacactgGAACCTGTAGATTGCTAGCCTGGAATCCACACTGAATATCGTCCTAGTGGACGGTCCAACTGCCCATCTATTGGAGCTTCTCCAGACTGAGTTCGGGAAACAATAGTGAAACGAAGTGATATTCAGTGTCGATTCCAGGCTAGGAGAACCCTTAGGTTGCTTAAGATTCTGTCTTTCCTTGAAGTTTATAGCCCTGTATTCTCTAGGGAGTGGCTGTATTACCGGATTCTCTGGATGCCTCTTTCCGATAGCTAAACAACAGCACCTTCTGCTCATGTGAGACACTCGCAGAGCACCTACACGCACAGAAAGTTTGGCTGCCCAGAGGTGGAAGGCTATTTCATTGATGCGCTGTCTATCAAATCGTGCAGTATTGCATGATCACTGAGAAGCGAAATAACGGTTGTATCTTATTTATGGTTAAAATGCGATTGTTTTGCCCCAATGCAATGTAAAGACATGGCTAAGCTACATGTTACATGTTACGTTGTCATGCAGGCTAAAATTCGTTTGGTTTCACCCCACATTTAGGATAAGGATATTGTCTGTGTCCTGCTTATGTTTATGGAACTGCAAAAATGCTTAGTTAGAACATAATTTTATAGGCACAATTTTATAGGTAATACGGTTGTTTAGCTCTGGGGAAGAGGCATCCTAGGAAAGAGGTGTCCTGGGGGGCGAGACTGGGGCTGAACAGGCGGTCCAATCTGGTCACACAACCTCTGCCTAGTCTATATTTAGGTAGACCTATGTGGGGGGAAAATTAATCTCTATCCGTAACATTTGCATATCCTTCATTTTTCCAGTGTTCCAACTAGGATATTTGTTTATAGTCACCTTTCCTTGTTAGCTGCTGTATAAGAGATGTTTTATCAGACAAAATGTTCATGTTTTATCAGACAAAATGTGCCATGCTATATCACATTTAAAATGCATGTATTGAATCAAGGCTTGctttatataaaaaaaagaaaaagatcgTTGATTAAAAAGTTGCTTCTCTGAGTGTAAGGGTGCTCAGTGTAGATTTGTGCCTTCCAAAGATTCCGTTGCCATAATAAATTTAAAAAGTTTTAGACAGGTGTTTCTTTCTGTCAGCTTCAGTGTGATGATATCAATGTGACCTATTCAAAGATTGCTTGCTTTGGTAAAGATAAGTGGTCAACAACCGATTCGATTTGGACAGTACCTGCGATGTACAGTGATGCATTGTATTGCGACCACACCTCTGAGTCACTCAGAGGTTTAGGCATACTCATTAATGGCAGCATAGTGAGATAGAGGGAAATAGAACGTAGTGACAGAACATACCAAAAATGGACTGTTCAGGCAGAGAACCTGTGTATAAGCttggaggaggagagtggaggatatTGTCAACGTCAATGAACAAATGTATAGCTATGTCAATTTTATGAATAACTCCAGTAAATCTTTTGCTTGTATTTTAGTGCATTGGTTAGCCATCCAGGCATTTGTCAGCATATAGTTTGTGTGACTTTGATgctatatttatttttatacagGCAAATACCGTTTGATTCCTAGACCTCAAATTTTcagatatacactaccggtcaaaatgttttgaacacctactcattcaagggtttttctagattttctacatagtagaataacagtgaagaaatcacaactatggaataacacatatggaatcatgtagtaaccaaaaaagtgttaaacaaatctaaatattttaTATTGGAGATTCTTCAGATCActaccatttgccttgatgacagctttgcacactcttggcattctctcaaacagcttcacctggaatagttttccaacagtcttgaaggagttcccacacatacGGATCAATCGTTGGTTGCttctccttcactctgcggtccgactcatcccaaacaatctcaagtcgggggattgtggaggccaggtcatctgatgcagcactccgtcactctctttcttggacaaatagcccttaaacaacctggaggtgtgttgggtcattttcctgttggaaaaaaaatgatagtcccactaagcccaaaccagatgggatggcatatcactgcagaaggttgtggtagccatgctggttaagtgtgccttgaattctaaacaaatcacagacagtgtcaccagcaaagcacccccacaccataacacctcctcctccatgcggagatcatccattcccccacaccgcatctcacaaagacacggcggttggaaccaaaaatctccaatttggactccagaccaaaggacacatttcgaCCAGTCTAATGTCAATTACtcatgtttcttgacccaagcaagtctcttcttcttattggtgtcctttagtagtggtttctttgcagcaattcaaccacgaaggcctgattcacgcagtctcctctgaacaattgacattgagatgggtctgttacttggactctgtgaagcatttatttgggctgtaatttctgaggctggtaactctaacgaacttatcctctgcagcagaggtaactctgggtcttcctttcctgtggatgtcctcatgagagccagtttcatcatagcgcttaatgttttttgcaactgcacagtTCATGAAATGtttcgtattgactgaccttcatgtcttaaagtaatgatggactgtcattactctttgcttatttgagctgttctttccataatatggacttggtcttttaccaaatagggctatcttctgtatacccctctaccttgtcacaacacaactgattggctcaaacgccttaagaaggaaataaattccacaaattaacttttaagaagtcacacctgttaattaacatgcattccaggtgactacctcatgaaactggttgagagaatgccaagagtt is from Salvelinus namaycush isolate Seneca chromosome 17, SaNama_1.0, whole genome shotgun sequence and encodes:
- the LOC120061877 gene encoding pro-epidermal growth factor-like — translated: MDLDGGNQKRVVTGVGNSILLDFHYTEGRVYWADKKTGVIYKAAMDGTQRQKLHSSEKGISGLAVDWVHNFVIWTSGEVGSIKRVDTDGKNERTLLRHLSQPISIAVAPNDRFIFWLSDGITPSIQRSDVAGEMITTVLKIPERLGGLSVDRTDKRLFWVQFSLEGESAVGSCDYNGNVVNVIDRPLLSQSLGMSVFLEQVYYTDMSSRTIRQVNKYSGVEAENINLKRMTHPPTAVKVVHPLNQPIEDSMPVFPACDGRTGVCVNVCSNPAEQGICQCTKGFALSKHGNYCEDVNECGLWDHGCSLGCENIPGSYFCTCPKGYALLPDRKTCQETSPCLANMTQCDNGCLATDEGTICVCPEGSILQPDGQTCRGCSSSDRGGCSQQCSPITPGGWECDCLPGYKLHQDGKRCTATGPPPYLLFANIVNIRRVNLDGTGDQSLVEEPRGTVIALDYDPVQNKVYFASTVLKQIERADLDGGSREVLLTEGLDSPEGLAVDWVNRKLYWTDRGLSTIDRSTLDGFDRETIISEGIQKPRGIAVHPLAKKLFWTDMGTRPVLESASLEGSDRAVIASADLVSPSGLTIDFTEDRLYWCDSKRGVLETASLDGSNRQVLTENEVGQPFDLVVFEDRLWITDREQQLLMSVDKWTGMNPERLHGNMVQPASIVVVHPLAKPGANVCLYRNGGCAQVCESRLGFAHCSCHSHIAQSADGKGCLPSYGSTDSGDGESADPFSVKNKTLNDESMPLPPTLFIEKMVSDQDDCFSLRCDVNAQCLLDGGNPTCHCLEGFTGDGELCVDLDECMLGMALCSIQSSVCVNTAGGYYCQCRPGFSGEEHHCTDIDECKMGTHKCDERAECINTIGKYRCKCPAGYSGNGHACQELSTTSSWVTTSRPMDVTSQWLNTNTVESCPSSHDTYCLYEGVCFYFPEMESYACNCISGYMGERCQFSDLEWWELQQAEQEKRRNVAIALGMVVLITLLSIAACVTYCYGSRRFVRKHPSVDDMSETSTSDDTMSETTVPKTPRFYVVLEHGGDGKVIHVMGCPRRAVCPSCSSETGESFVSEEAVTLPRLNEGYECSLGLATMETNKTGASHLKSIDNLIFLDDPQPASAIPQLT